The Carassius gibelio isolate Cgi1373 ecotype wild population from Czech Republic chromosome A19, carGib1.2-hapl.c, whole genome shotgun sequence genome segment GCCTGTATGAGGAGCTGGGCCAGATCCTGGCTGACGGCTGCGCTGGGAGAGCCCACCATGAAGTGAAGGATGACCTCCCAGCGCTCCATGGCATAGCGGTCCAGACGCTCTACATCCCTCACATGACGATCAGGACCCAGGTTACTACCCTCATCTGCCCACGGTTTACCCCTGACAAAGTGAACATCCAGTAAATCTGCTGCCACAACACCACGATGGTTCTCAATGCAAACTGTGTTCCTCACCCGCCTAGAAGTGCTGTTCTCAGGTTGTCTTTAAAAACAGGGTTCAGCACGAAGCCTTGAAGTCCACCTTGGAGGTGCTGACTGTGCCAGAGCCGTAGCCCGGTTAAGACCGACACACACTGATCATGGTCTCTAGAAAGAGCAAACAAACACGTAAATAAGAAAAAGACACATGACCCTACTGGGGGTGGGTAAGAtgtctcatcaaggctgcattcatttgattaaaaactaattttatgattcaaaataatgattttctgctttaatgtattgtgaaatgttatttattactaTGGTGGCAAAGCTGAACTTTATGAATTAGAATGACAGAACTATTGCACTCACTTTTGACTGTCTTTTTTGACCCACAACGCGACTGCAGCTTGTGGAAGAGGATGGTCTAAAAACAGCATCCGCATCACATAATTCTTTGCCAGTGATGGAAGTTCCCTGTACAAAGAGGAATGAGAGAGAGCCAACCAGCATTCATCTCTGAGTAACctcagatttattattataataggcCACAAATGTATTTGTACTGTTAAGCCACATATAAAAATTCTGAATATTATTAGATGCAATCAAACCAGCACAGAAAAATATGCTTTACACACGAGCAATAAAAAgatttgaacagtaagatttttaaataattaatttctccatttattttaattctctTTAATTTCTATAatcttaatgtttaatgttttttgagcagcaaaacagaatatcagaatgacttctgaaggatcatgtgagactggagTAACGaggctgaaatttcagctttgaaatcacaggaataaattacatttgacaattcattcaaatagaaagcagtcattttaaatggtaaaaatatttctcaataatactgtttttgctctttctgagaaaataaatgcagcattggtgagcaaaagagaattctttaaaaaacataaaaaatctcaCTGTTCAAAGACTTTAAACTGGAAGTGTATGTTAGAAATGTAAGAAACTTTTATGTAAGAATTGTGTTGGCCTGAAAAATAATGTTGTGcattcctctctctttcttttaaacAAATGCCATTTGCTGTTATGTTTCATTATCTAATCAAATGCAATTCATACATGTATAGATGTAGTATGTATATGTAAACACTAAAGCCAGGTGGACCTGTAGACTGCCAGACATGTCGCTGGGTGATTGTAGAGTCTGTCGAGGATCTCTGGACTCAGTTCCTTCAGATACTCGTGCAAGTTCTTGCACTGCAGCTGGACTCGAAGCTTCATCTGTTTTCACAGTCAGAGAGGTGAATGAGGTAATAATGCATATCATTATTTATGCAGTGCAAGGCTATGGTGAGTGATAAATACAACGACGAATACAGTGGAGACTATATTTAATGTATCATTGCACTTATTGTTACGTGCAATTAAACATTACTGAGAGAGAGAACGTACTTAAGTGTTCAGtggctattaaaatatttttaataaatagccAGTGGGCTTACCTTGCTTCACAGGTGTCATGTAGCAAAATAGAGCATTAAATGAGGTGAAtcagtttatttattcacaaGCATTCATGAATGCGTTCAGTAAGGAGCCATGTTGAATGATCACGTGACCGCTGAAACGGGCCGTCTGATTGGTTAATGTGCTGAGGGTCTTTTCGGTAATCTACTTCTTTGTAaaccttttatttattaaaatatcagtaatcttcaaatatataaaatcataatttattgGGTAGGCTACTTTTAACTCGGAGGTGTTTGTCCCGAACCCTAACCCCTACATttcaacttataaaaaaaaaaaaaatatatatatatatatatatatatatatgtaagtaaACAAAAAGTGTAAAATTTCATTACCAAAGCAGACACTGAAAGTGTATGTTTTCGTCCATTGGCTGAGACTGATTTTGACTACACCCCTACATTTATGAGTCCAGATAAAATATGTGTGTAACTTTAAGGAACATCcctaacatatatatttttttcttcatttaagcaCACTTTTCTGGGAgtttttttcataaaatttagtttttatatatgtacAACTGTTCAGAACTGTGCTAGGTGACCATGTGCTGATTAGCATCTTTGAGTTGGTCCCTAAAGTATCTAAAATTGTCACTACCGAATCAATTACATGTCATCATTGTTTCAGTAGTGGGGAACACATAATCCCTTTTTTTCAGGGAAATAAGCAACATTTTAGTAGttatacatagtttttttttttttgtattttagttaGTTATATTTTAGTATGCAAGTTAAAGTTCTGTAATATCATGTGGTTGCTAAAGTCATTACTGAAAATGTGCAGTCACAACCAAAACATGGGATGTTTTTTCGAAAATAAAGTATAGTGAAGCATCAAAGATGTTATGATAGTGTTTGATCCAGTGTATATCCAAACTACTGAATTGTTAACGTTGAAATCAGTATGATCAACTTTTTGCCTTTTgcaaagaaagataaaaaaaatctcataaattacacttgaaatattgttaaaattgtaATTGTTATTGATTTACCTCTGaaagatttttaataaaatagtaaGACACATATTTACAAAGCAGATGTAAGCAAAATCCTAATAGGTCAATACAACCCATCTTAGAGAggaaatatatttcaaaactttCTGAAAATACAATATGAGAAATAACGGCATAGTTACTAGAATTGTCTACCGTGGATATTATGCAATGTgtaaacataaattttttttcacatctgaTTTGCACCAATTCTGTAGAGTGGCCCATGttatataaattcaaaataagcCCTGCAAAAAAGGTCTTCTGCacacattctttttttcttttctttttaataacaTTGAAGACATGTACATAAtccttttttaatatttcacattatttaaatTCTGATAACCtatacatttaaatgtcaatAACAGCAGCAATGTTTCTCATGAATCCTCCTTTTCTTGAAACCTGTGACAGAGAAATCAATTTCTGCCATCAGTACAAGTACAGAATGATCACTTAAAACAATATGTCTAAACAACACAAACAGAATTCAGAACAAACTACTGGAAAAAGTataaattgttaaaatagggggtggggggggttgtTTAAGAGCATAACATGTAAATGACCTGCAGTGTATGCATGTGAAGAAGACCGTCTGTCCTTCATCTGCAGATCTCATCTGTCTTGTGTGATAAACCATTCCTTCTTTATTACAGCGGGAACATCTCCTGTCAATCTAATGGAAAGTTTGCAGAAGATTGGGTGATTTTCCAAACAGAGCCAATAgtatttaaaggattagttcacccaaacatgaaaatgatgtcattaatgactcaccctcatgtcgttccaaacccgtgagacctccgttcatcttcagaacacagtttaagatattttagatttagtccacgagctctcagtccctccattgtcttctcttccgggtctgttgtgagtgtgttcacaacactgcagggACGCTGacgacgtgttatctttgttattggacacaccagaaaacacgtcagcagtgcagtgaacgcgctcacaacaggcccggaagagaaaacaatgttgaataaagtcgtgatttttgttatttttggaattTAAATCTAAAATTTCTTAACCTGTGTTCTGAAGAataacggaggtcttatgggtttggaacaacatgagggtgagtcattaatgacatcattttcatttttgggtgaactaaccctttaaggattaATCTCTGTAGTTTATTAACTCACCACTGGCCCCTTCAGCTCAGCATCCTCTCCGCTGTCAACAGTGCTGGAGCTCTGATCCAGAGGATTAAACACCACTGATGATTTAATCACTTGACCTGTGAATTCTGAGAGAGTCCTACAGTATAACACACACTTACTGATGCTTCATAAATCCCAGTTGCTCGGTGTAGTGTCATATACAACACATTCAACATGTCTCTCACCTCGAACAGGGATTTTGAAAGAGCACCGCGGGCAGGTAATAGTGTTTTCCCTTCCAGGCACTGGAAGAATATTCCCACATTCAGGGCAGAAGTTGAGATCTCCACTAAAACATGACATTTCTGTAAGaaagaacacacacacttcagccgAGTCAGGACGCGCGTGTCCACTTAAACAGAACCTAC includes the following:
- the LOC127935645 gene encoding DNA-directed RNA polymerase I subunit RPA12-like isoform X1 translates to MSCFSGDLNFCPECGNILPVPGRENTITCPRCSFKIPVREFTGQVIKSSVVFNPLDQSSSTVDSGEDAELKGPVIDRRCSRCNKEGMVYHTRQMRSADEGQTVFFTCIHCRFQEKEDS
- the LOC127935645 gene encoding DNA-directed RNA polymerase I subunit RPA12-like isoform X2 codes for the protein MWEYSSSAWKGKHYYLPAVLFQNPCSRTLSEFTGQVIKSSVVFNPLDQSSSTVDSGEDAELKGPVIDRRCSRCNKEGMVYHTRQMRSADEGQTVFFTCIHCRFQEKEDS